In one window of Cryptococcus neoformans var. neoformans B-3501A chromosome 11, whole genome shotgun sequence DNA:
- a CDS encoding hypothetical protein (Match to ESTs gb|CF193518.1|CF193518, gb|CF188911.1|CF188911; HMMPfam hit to DLH, Dienelactone hydrolase family, score: 67.6, E(): 3.2e-17), which yields MPEQTTVSPCCITGHIHSGNPLGSISIQHGLRTYVSLPSSAEKGKAEGQVGQKQDTIILISDIFGIDLVNSKLVADEWAGQGYKVLLPDFFEGDPIPESLLQSIVPNLRHQAEATALTKAADTAKAAAALGPWLVKHREAVTRPLVEKYVQSVRSDTSTGKIAAVGYCFGARYALLLAQPQSGAKSSVDVVVANHPSFLVLDDVKDINSTPCIILKGDKDDIMSEDDLDKVEEIMKQNLGEKLVVKRFPGAVHGFTIRGDMEDGQEKSQKEQANKDSFAFVARYFKS from the exons ATGCCAGAACAAACCACCGTCTCTCCCTGCTGCATCACAGGCC ATATCCACTCCGGAAACCCCCTCggctccatctccatccagCACGGCCTCCGCACTTACgtctctctcccttcctccgctGAGAAAGGCAAAGCTGAAGGGCAAGTGGGCCAGAAACAAGACACAATCATCTTGATTTCTGATATCTTTGGGATCGACCTCGTCAACTCCAAGCTCGTCGCCGACGAATGGGCTGGGCAGGGGTACAAGGTCCTCTTGCCTGATTTCTTTGAGGGTGATCCTATCCCCgagtctcttcttcag TCGATCGTACCGAACCTGAGGCACCAAGCCGAAGCTACAGCACTCACCAAGGCCGCCGATACCGCCAAAGCGGCTGCTGCCCTTGGTCCTTGGCTTGTCAAGCACCGCGAGGCTG TCACCCGGCCGCTTGTGGAGAAATACGTCCAATCCGTGCGCTCCGACACCTCCACGGGCAAGATCGCCGCCGTCGGTTATTGCTTTGGTGCGCGCTacgccctcctcctcgcccaaCCCCAGTCTGGCGCCAAGTCCAGCGTAGACGTCGTGGTAGCCAaccacccttccttcctcgtcctcgatGACGTCAAAGACATCAACTCCACCCCTtgcatcatcctcaaaggGGATAAAGATGATATCATGAGTGAAGATGATTTGGATAAGGTGGAAGAAATTATGAAGCAAAATTTGGGTGAGAAATTGGTAGTCAAGAGATTCCCTGGGGCCGTCCATGGGTTTACGATAAGAGGTGATATGGAGGATGGACAGGAAAAGTCGCAAAAAGAGCAGGCGAACAAGGATTCGTTTGCTTTCGTTGCAAGGTACTTTAAAAGCTAG